From Pseudomonas sp. FP2335, the proteins below share one genomic window:
- a CDS encoding MBOAT family protein → MVFSSNVFLFLFLPIFLGLYYLSGQRYRNLLLLIASYVFYAWWRVDFLALFAAVTLWNYWIGLKVGAAGVRTKPAQRWLLLGVAVDLCILGYFKYANFGVDSINVMMKSAGLEPFILTHVLLPIGISFYIFESISYIIDVYRGDTPATRNLIDFAAFVAIFPHLIAGPVLRFRDLADQFNNRTHTLDKFSEGCTRFMQGFIKKVFIADTLAVVADHCFALQNPTTGDAWLGALAYTAQLYFDFSGYSDMAIGLGLMMGFRFMENFKQPYISQSITEFWRRWHISLSTWLRDYLYITLGGNRKGTLTTYRNLFLTMLLGGLWHGANITYIVWGAWHGMWLAIEKAIGLNTSPRSFNPVRWAFTFLLVVVGWVIFRAENLHVAGRMYGAMFSFNEWSLSELNRASLTGLQVATLVVAYATLAFFGLRDFYRDHPATPNPARSVPGYAMRACVLLLFAASILKLSAQSFSPFLYFQF, encoded by the coding sequence ATGGTTTTCTCGTCCAATGTGTTCCTGTTTCTGTTCTTGCCGATCTTCCTCGGCTTGTACTACTTGAGCGGGCAACGCTATCGCAACCTGCTGCTGCTGATTGCCAGCTATGTGTTCTACGCCTGGTGGCGAGTGGACTTCCTGGCGCTGTTCGCCGCCGTGACGCTGTGGAATTACTGGATCGGCCTCAAGGTCGGTGCCGCCGGCGTGCGCACCAAGCCGGCCCAACGCTGGTTGCTGCTCGGCGTGGCCGTCGACCTGTGCATCCTCGGCTACTTCAAGTACGCCAACTTCGGTGTCGACAGCATCAATGTGATGATGAAGTCGGCGGGCCTGGAGCCGTTTATCCTGACCCACGTGCTGTTGCCGATCGGGATCTCGTTCTACATCTTCGAGTCCATCAGCTACATCATCGACGTGTACCGCGGCGATACCCCGGCAACCCGCAACCTCATCGACTTTGCGGCGTTCGTGGCGATCTTTCCGCATTTGATCGCCGGCCCCGTGCTGCGCTTTCGCGACCTGGCCGACCAGTTCAACAATCGCACCCACACCCTCGACAAATTCTCCGAGGGCTGCACGCGGTTCATGCAGGGTTTCATCAAGAAGGTGTTCATCGCCGACACCCTGGCGGTGGTGGCCGACCATTGCTTCGCCCTGCAAAACCCCACCACCGGCGATGCCTGGCTCGGCGCGCTGGCCTACACCGCGCAGCTGTACTTCGACTTCTCCGGCTACAGCGACATGGCCATCGGCCTGGGCTTGATGATGGGTTTCCGCTTCATGGAAAACTTCAAGCAGCCGTACATCAGCCAGTCGATCACCGAGTTCTGGCGGCGCTGGCACATCAGCCTGTCCACCTGGCTGCGTGACTACCTCTACATCACCCTGGGCGGCAACCGTAAAGGCACGCTGACCACTTACCGCAACCTGTTCCTGACCATGCTGCTCGGTGGCCTGTGGCACGGCGCGAACATCACTTACATCGTGTGGGGTGCGTGGCACGGCATGTGGCTGGCGATTGAAAAAGCCATCGGCCTCAACACGTCGCCGCGCAGCTTCAACCCGGTGCGTTGGGCCTTCACCTTCCTGCTGGTCGTCGTGGGCTGGGTGATCTTCCGCGCCGAGAACCTGCACGTTGCCGGCCGCATGTATGGCGCAATGTTCAGCTTCAACGAGTGGTCGCTGTCGGAACTCAACCGCGCCAGCCTCACCGGCCTGCAAGTGGCAACCCTGGTGGTGGCGTATGCCACGTTGGCGTTCTTTGGCCTGCGCGATTTCTACCGTGACCATCCCGCGACGCCAAACCCGGCGCGCAGCGTGCCCGGCTACGCCATGCGGGCCTGCGTGCTGCTGCTGTTCGCGGCATCGATCCTGAAACTGTCGGCGCAGAGTTTCTCGCCGTTCCTTTACTTCCAATTCTGA